The DNA region AGTAGAAACAAACGTTGTCTGTACtctgataatatatatatatatatatatatatatatatatatatatatatatatatatatatatatatatttaatcttttaaaatatttgaatcatttatttaatataagcaattttattttagcactttttaaatattatttatatttagatttatttgtaatcaaatttacagatttctttttctttaacatataacttttttttctgtgcaaaaaGGAATGCGTCAgctactataaataaatatgtactatCAATGCAATTTAAgttattttggataaaagcatataatataatgtgaCTGGCCAAATCAAAGGTCATCACGGGCCAGCTTGGTCCATATTTGGGCATCTCTGCTCTACAGCCAtacaaatatacttaaatacttCATTTACATCTTGAATGCCCCATGTATATATTACTTCTCTTGCCTGCGTATGCATCACATGTAAATCAGAGCATCATACAAAATTGGCACCAAATTCTAAATCCAAATAATTCAAGCATTTGCGCTAAtgaaggaaaaggaaaagacGAACACAGGATTCCCTGCATAGCCTCTTTACTCTCCAAACAGCACATCTGGTCTGCTGGACAGCTGGCAGGTTGCCCAGCATCACTGCATGGAGGGTAAAGGTGCTTTGAGGCCCTTGACCCGGGGGCCCGAAGCTTGCATATCATGCTAAAGAAGGGAGGGAAGGGGAGGAAGAGGGGTCCGGGGGGGTCCTTCATTTGAAAGATGAACGGACCTCACGATCTTTTAGAGGCTGAGGGGGGCGATAGTTGTCCACCATGCAGCAGGCTTCCTCATCCTCTGCTGTAAAAAGCAGAGATCTGAATTTTTTCATCTGTAGAggacgagagagaaagagaaaaatgagtTTTCAGCACatgtattatatgtttatttaatagaactgacttgagctgaactgaactgaatcaacattgaactgaatcaacactaaACTGACTCAAGTTGgattaaactgaactgaatcaacactgaactgaTTTGGGCTGacttgaactgaattgaatcaacactgaactaACTCGagctgaactgaactgaatcaaaatTAAACTGTCTCAAGATTAATTGatctgaactgaatcaacattgAGCTGTCTCATGTttgaattgaactgaactgaattctTCTGAACTTTAAATCAACGCTGAACTTAAGCTAAACAACTGAGTTTTATCAACAATGAATTTAACGGAACTGATtcaacaataaaatgacaaaagctgaatttttctgAATTGAACCAATATTGAACTGACTTGGACTCagttgaactgaattgaatcaaaTAGAAATAAACTTGTTTCACAATTAATAAACTGAATGTAAATGACAGTgaatgaactgaactgaatcaactcTGAACCGAGCTGAATGATGACACCATTCTGTTTAGAGCTTCTTTACAGTAGAATTGGAATCTTTttcatgaataatatttttctgttaattgcTGTTCAAAGCTTTTCATCAATCTGTGCTGTATAAAGCACTGTATAAATAATGTTGATTTGACTTGACTTCTATTCGGGGAACGCTTACAGTTCTGCAAACTGGTTAAACATTCATTATACAAAGCCAACTCATTTTCAtccattttcacattttgaacagaaaatcacgttaagttatttttgtattcaagTCAATAATTGAACAGGCAGCTAGGAAATGAGGCATGGCCACCTGAGGTTATGTACACATCACCAGCCTTGAACCAAAGTTGTGATGTAAACATTCGTCAGGCTCGTGTTAATTTTCACATGAGGGCTAGATACTGCagaggttgaatggagaagaaaaTACAACTGACTATTGAGATTTGTTTACAGTTTCTACAGATGAGAGCAAATTGCTGGTTTTGAAAGcgtaaaaagactaaataaacaTACCAATGCCAATAATAgcactattttttatattattgcatacatttgcatgcattacAATACCCCTATAAGGTAGCTGAAATTATGTTTCAATTAGTGATTgcagtatataaatacacttttatgcACATCCAAATATCTGCTTAGCTAGATGCCACACTTCACTAttaatgtgacttttaaatTCCACATCAGTGCTTGTGTTACTGGTGTAAATCGTGTTATGAGCATGACCTGCTCCGAGCTGATGCTGATTGACTGCTTGCAGACGATCCATGTGACGCTCTCGAGCAGAGGAGGGGTGGTCAGAGACCCCAGGTACGTCCAGTAATCCAGAGAACCCGGGAGCAGGACGGTTGGGTCAAAGTTTGCGAAAGTGGTCTGCGTTCCCTGCAGGATAACGCGCACAAATGAACCACGAATCAAGCAGAACTGAACTCAATATGTAGCGTGAAGTATAAGCGACAACAAAATGGAAATGATCTGGTAGACATGCCTTGCACTTGATCGCATCCATGGCTTtcagaagcttctgaagactgGGATTTTCTGCACCAATctgttcaaaaaaataataaaaaaattctgaatttatccatatttcattttattttattctggaaaaaagttttgtgcaaaaaaatatcagaaaaagtaataaaatgaaaaaaatttatcaGTGTTTGTAATTAGGCCCTAACCTCGAAAGActcaaaactaattttaacacAATGTGGCTAATGCacaatggtttatttatttatgcaaaaactACCATGAAAAAAAGTGATGAAGCTATTTTGTGGATAGTAGGaaacaaaaaagtatgttttaatttagttttaactttgaattagtttaatttttactttcaatttTTAGTTCCTTTGCTTTCGGTGTTTGCTGACAACGTGGCTAGTAAATAGGCCCTAAAAATATAAGACCACGCTCTGATATTGAATTTGAATGAACCCGTACCAGTGTTTGCTTAAATAGGCTCTAAAAAATGTTCAACTGCGCACAGACCTCTAGAAAAACTCCAACCACAGCGAGACCGTCATGCTTACTGGCTGCTTCCCCAAAGCTGGGATATTTTGTGTTCCAGTGGACCAGATGGAGCTAAAGATGAGATTATTAAGAACGTCAATGCTTAATTATAAAAGAAAGCATCTGATATCTTCGTTTTTCCCAGGTTCATACCTCGGCTGGATAGCATTTCCCGTCGACTGTATGTTCAGAGCCCTTGTCGTCACTGGCTCCCCAGTGGAAGTGGAACTGCTTGAGTCTGTATTTGCCTGAGATCGGGCCTTCTGTCAGAGCTAATGCGGgcaaacacagaaaaaatgaTGAATGTGATTTGTTACATGCTCTATATAGTAGGCAACAATTGTTAAACAGGCTAAACTTGGCTGAACTTGCCACACGGGTTCCATCCACCGATTCTGTCAAAGTTCATGTGAATGACGCTTAAACCATTTACTGCTTAGCAGCAATTATTTGCGTGAACATGCATGCGATTTCCCATAACTCAAAAGTAGCTGTTTCATTGGAGGGAGGTATTTTCACGCCGAAACTTAATTTTAGGCACCTGCTTatgcatgcaataaaataaactataaccCGTAAATAAACATAACCTATAAAAATAGTGCGCAAACTATctatttaaagacttttaaacaCTCTAGTACAGCATGCTAttgtaaattaatgtttaactAGGTCGATGGAGCAAAAGCCAACTTTTGAAATGCCTTCAAATGCTTCCTGAAAGAGCATGTTTGGAAGCGTGCGGCTATATTCGGGAATAATGCCGTGGGAATGCATTAGCGTCAGACGCAGCCTCATTATTATATAACTTTTCCTTCTAAATATTATCTAGGTTAACACTGCAGTCGTTTCAAGAACCCTCTGCCTAAGTAAAGCTAATGATTAATACAGGAATAGACGTAGCTTAGTTGATTATAAAGAATGAACACAGAGGTCACAAACTTGAGCTGTCGTCGTCATCGGCGAAGGTCACTTGGAAGGAGTGTCCATTGTTCAGGATGCCCAGTGAAGTGGAGGGGTCGTACTGCAGTTTAAGGGGTTTCAGGGAACCATCGTAAGATGCTCCGGTGGGTTGAATGTCTATGGGAGACTGGCGAGGTCCGTTAGCAATGGGGAAGTTTTTATACCATTTCTCAGGTCCTGCAGTGGAAAGTGATGCAAAGGTTAAACGACAAGAAGACATTTacagcacattttcaaaaccaaatCTGAGCATTACAGCAGTTGCTGAATAACACTACAACCATTCTTTTAAGGGaaattataatcaaacaaaattaataatattacctTTTAAAACAGCAAGTAGAAACTAatgttatcaaaataaatacatatatttatgtgcatttaaagCATCCATGTTCAATATATAATCTTATATAGCTATCCAAAATTctgtaaagaagaaaaaagatcCTCACATCATtgccttttaataataataataataacagtaatggCAATAAtcttatgaaatatatttatgtcaATCTAAAGTGTGTATTTGCACAGTTGGAGTGTCCAAGAtgaaaaaatatcattacatcattgttttttatgaatgcatttatggTCAAAcacaatgtacaaaaaaaattaataaagtatagcattttgaataataataattattattataataataacgataatgtatttatgttcacacaaaatatacaaaaaggaaataaaggagatcattttaaataataataacaacacatCTATGGTCAAAcacaatgtacaaaaaataaatgaataaagtatagcattttgaataaataataataataataataataataataataataataataataataataatgcatttatgtaaaaattaaataaaataatcatataattttgaataataataataattattattattattatataattttattgttattattaaatatttgatgtgtattttaatgcatttaattgcacagtgtttaagttttttttctgcttttggtatgaaataaaaatccacATTCGTGTgaagaaattgttaaatatatttgagaCAAAAATACGAAACTCATGTGCATTGCTATGCACATAATATAGCAACGTAAAATCTGTACATTTTGCACATGTCACTGATAGTGCTGACTGTGCAGCAGCCAAGGTGAACATGTCTTAGTTGCAAAGAGGGCAAATGCAGATAATGAggcaaaaaaacacagaatctGTGATATATCTCATATTGACATAtctcataaaaacacacatgaattattaaaatccTGATTGCATGGGGAGGCGCTGGGGGGTCCTACCGTTATGGTCTGCGTATCCCCATCCGTGAGACATTATGACAGCTGCGCCGCTTCAAGTCTTCAAGTGTCCTGAAGCAATGTCAGTGTCCTCGCGCAGATGAGCTGCGGGTTTATATAGCGGCTTTCTGGACGCCGCTCGCCCACATGACCGCACACTAAGAGTGATCAGCAGCAGGAGGAGCTACGGGGAGATCGATACTGCGCGCTCCCCGTCCGCGCGCCTCTCTCGGAATGCGGGCTCTCGTCGGCGGCGGATATCTTCCGCTTTGATCCGCTGCGGCGTTCTATCATTCTTACCTTTCTGTGATTGCGTAATCAGATACTTGTGGCGCGTCTGGTTCTGGTGACGCGGGGTGACAGTGTGACATGCTAGTAATGATTCATCACCCGCGCAGCGAGTGAACGGCGGGTTTTGCGCAACGCTGTGCTGCTTTAGCTGGTATTTCACGCTTTTCGAAGAAACACCCTACGACTGAGGACACATTTATGGGAatatgtcttttctttttttttttttttttttaaaccgtacTCAAACGATGCATGCCTTGTGAAGTCCGCGTGTAtcactaatactaataaaagtaatgtgtgtcgtgttattattattattagcctattattatcattacttttttactattggcttaagaataaataataagctATGAAATTTAAAAACTGTTGATTTTAGTATATACGTTTTAGGATCACATAGCTTGCAATTTCACCAGATACTgaaagaaatgcagttttagtctcggtatttttaaatagcttatATGTTATTTGTATGTGCATATGTAAAGTTTGGCCTATTAATGTTCTGATTGATAAATGCTCTTTATCAATGTGTCTTAATCTGAATTTGCGATATAAAGCGATTGATCGCCATCTGGTGGTCGagacattattatatatatatatatatatatatatatatatatatatatatatatatatatata from Puntigrus tetrazona isolate hp1 chromosome 24, ASM1883169v1, whole genome shotgun sequence includes:
- the ca2 gene encoding carbonic anhydrase 2, encoding MSHGWGYADHNGPEKWYKNFPIANGPRQSPIDIQPTGASYDGSLKPLKLQYDPSTSLGILNNGHSFQVTFADDDDSSTLTEGPISGKYRLKQFHFHWGASDDKGSEHTVDGKCYPAELHLVHWNTKYPSFGEAASKHDGLAVVGVFLEIGAENPSLQKLLKAMDAIKCKGTQTTFANFDPTVLLPGSLDYWTYLGSLTTPPLLESVTWIVCKQSISISSEQMKKFRSLLFTAEDEEACCMVDNYRPPQPLKDREVRSSFK